From a region of the Nisaea sediminum genome:
- a CDS encoding tyrosine-type recombinase/integrase, with amino-acid sequence MPAIVREADQNAILAYLEFFTVRIRNPNTRSAYHHAVRAFFTWSHENGLTLSSVRPIHVATYIEMLTEIRQPQTVKLHLAAIRMLYDWFVIQQVVPSNPTSPVKGPRYSIRVGKTPVLTAAEARQLLDSIETDTLIGLRDRALISFMLYTFARVSAAVGVNIGDLFAEGGHTWVRLREKGGKDHVMPLHPELEADIGAYLGVVPTSVVNMPLFRAMDRRGGIFSGRRLDRRDAWAIVQRRRKASGLATHTTCHSFRASGITAFLENGGSIELASIMAAHSNTRTTSLYDRRTLIDQNTIKNILFDFL; translated from the coding sequence TTGCCGGCGATCGTGCGCGAAGCCGATCAGAATGCGATCCTCGCTTACCTCGAATTTTTTACCGTACGCATACGGAACCCGAATACGCGTTCGGCCTATCATCATGCCGTTCGGGCTTTTTTCACCTGGAGCCACGAAAACGGCCTGACGCTCTCATCGGTGCGGCCAATCCATGTGGCCACCTATATCGAGATGTTGACGGAGATCCGGCAGCCGCAGACGGTTAAGCTGCACCTCGCGGCTATCCGCATGCTCTATGACTGGTTCGTCATCCAACAGGTTGTGCCGAGCAATCCCACGAGCCCCGTGAAGGGACCGCGCTATAGCATCCGAGTGGGCAAAACGCCTGTTCTGACCGCAGCAGAGGCGCGGCAACTCCTGGACTCGATCGAGACTGACACGCTGATAGGCCTTCGTGACCGCGCCCTCATCTCCTTCATGCTCTACACTTTCGCCCGCGTCAGCGCGGCCGTCGGCGTCAATATCGGGGATCTGTTCGCCGAGGGCGGGCACACATGGGTCCGGCTGCGCGAAAAGGGAGGAAAGGACCACGTCATGCCGCTACACCCGGAACTGGAGGCTGACATCGGGGCATATTTGGGCGTCGTCCCGACCTCTGTCGTCAACATGCCTCTATTTCGTGCGATGGACCGACGAGGCGGCATATTCAGCGGTAGACGTCTCGATCGCAGAGATGCTTGGGCTATTGTACAGAGACGACGGAAAGCTTCTGGATTGGCAACCCACACAACCTGTCATTCATTTCGAGCCTCCGGCATAACAGCATTCCTTGAAAACGGAGGGAGTATCGAATTGGCATCAATTATGGCAGCCCATTCGAACACACGAACCACCAGCCTATATGACCGAAGAACGCTAATTGATCAAAATACGATAAAAAATATACTTTTTGATTTCTTATAA
- a CDS encoding ATP-dependent nuclease encodes MKFIVVPNDERHAPKDAISKGYLWEDNWNDWFVYRTMYFFTYFDKNGKKHEIGQVKIGEFDWETGQRRPKLPRNFDRLPREFFSLGQDIDYYQALMEIPENERYEIFQALRDVAFDEQLYARALEEEVMKESLMRSTGPRKVEIQYRAVLQDGVELTPYKFSYRAARTPKSLTDPVELEFEVEPGASPPNNIHIIIGRNGVGKTRLLNGMTRALVDPKSTRRRDGAFSFQEMDFEFLGEDTETFANLVSVTFSAFDDFLSIEETPRAQRAIIGYTNVGLRKRVGSGDRQRITTLNIESLSSDFAKSAMICSRGLRRKRWKRALETLETDSLFGEIEVAELADIEDEDEFLERAKFMYKNLSSGHKIVLLTITKLVELVEERSLVLMDEPEAHLHPPLLSAFVRALSNLLTNRNGVAIIATHSPVVVQEVPASCVWKISRHGLSSAADRPEIETFAETVSVLTREVFGLEVDRSGFHKMIREVVGRHDSFQAVMSEFDDEIGAQGQALIRAMLAQRERRGRD; translated from the coding sequence ATGAAATTTATAGTCGTCCCAAATGATGAGCGTCACGCGCCCAAAGATGCGATATCAAAAGGATATTTGTGGGAAGATAATTGGAACGATTGGTTCGTTTATCGAACGATGTATTTCTTCACCTATTTTGATAAAAATGGAAAAAAGCACGAAATCGGTCAGGTAAAAATAGGCGAATTTGATTGGGAGACAGGTCAAAGACGGCCCAAGCTACCGAGGAATTTTGACCGTCTACCGAGAGAATTTTTCTCACTAGGTCAGGACATCGACTATTACCAGGCCTTAATGGAAATCCCCGAAAACGAGCGTTATGAGATATTTCAGGCGCTCCGCGATGTTGCTTTCGATGAGCAGCTTTATGCTAGAGCACTCGAAGAAGAGGTGATGAAGGAATCTTTGATGCGGTCAACAGGACCGCGCAAAGTCGAAATTCAATACAGAGCTGTCTTGCAGGATGGTGTTGAGCTCACCCCGTACAAATTTTCTTATAGAGCGGCTAGAACGCCGAAATCTCTTACTGACCCAGTAGAGCTTGAGTTTGAAGTAGAGCCTGGCGCATCACCGCCAAATAACATTCACATAATAATCGGGCGAAATGGTGTCGGAAAAACTCGACTATTAAATGGAATGACGCGGGCTCTGGTTGATCCAAAATCGACAAGACGGAGAGATGGAGCTTTTTCATTTCAAGAAATGGACTTTGAATTCCTAGGTGAAGATACGGAGACTTTTGCAAATTTAGTGAGTGTAACATTTAGTGCGTTTGATGATTTTCTCTCGATTGAAGAGACGCCACGCGCCCAAAGAGCAATAATTGGATATACCAACGTCGGCCTGCGCAAGCGCGTTGGAAGCGGTGATAGACAAAGAATTACCACGCTGAACATCGAGAGTTTGAGTTCGGACTTCGCAAAAAGTGCAATGATCTGCTCAAGAGGCCTGCGACGAAAACGTTGGAAACGTGCACTGGAGACGCTTGAGACCGACAGTCTATTTGGCGAGATCGAGGTCGCTGAGCTGGCTGACATCGAGGATGAAGATGAATTCCTCGAAAGAGCTAAGTTCATGTACAAAAACCTAAGCTCTGGGCACAAGATCGTGCTGTTAACGATCACAAAGCTGGTTGAGCTGGTTGAAGAAAGAAGCCTTGTGCTCATGGATGAGCCGGAGGCGCACCTTCACCCACCTCTCCTTTCCGCATTCGTTCGAGCCCTCTCCAATCTGCTCACTAATCGTAACGGTGTGGCGATTATCGCCACACATTCTCCTGTGGTGGTGCAAGAGGTGCCGGCGTCATGTGTTTGGAAGATTTCACGGCATGGATTATCGTCTGCGGCCGATCGACCTGAGATAGAAACTTTTGCTGAAACGGTTAGCGTCCTAACCCGAGAAGTGTTCGGGTTGGAGGTGGACCGATCAGGCTTCCATAAAATGATACGTGAAGTCGTTGGCCGGCATGATTCATTTCAGGCGGTTATGAGCGAGTTCGATGATGAAATTGGCGCCCAGGGCCAAGCATTGATCCGTGCGATGTTAGCGCAGCGCGAACGTCGAGGGCGCGACTAA
- a CDS encoding HTH domain-containing protein: MAGYKATEIRKPSNDKEFEENCVVLFREILSDPHVKTVGTSGQGQDGVDVVGNRFSDPEHIVGIQCKLKTGKSRLHESEVKEEVKKALKYTPPLREYIIVATSKDDTKLDQLAQRLAIEQERAGRSLRITVWGWDTLCQKINQHDAAKEAFDPGHSPAIAANTKRLEAIEANQAKAATSSQIDQLSRKLDSQLPPMAGVLSEEYANKTAQRELRDILIKRGFVGSDTGSELAKLAERVISGDLALTSDRLRAEISDRAVRANWTDTPIEQLKFWLESSARLDPNRDLTIARALLKAAEGSSDEALRALRSRLDPDSRAALMGVLDQTHGQGHGLNWVLDQELSSSDLSPMGIHNVLVQLSLNERFDAAIEFINDVPEPYFEEAPVLLLIRSELRLASILPRDRRRIIFKGLPIALSRIGFEPGPRGQTTLKEALGDLYRLERFLDGFSIDVIPQYVENLILWISLENEETRDAALDRLKAELSDPNRTYSRVGFALSYGVPFDQDALMRSLSAQKSVGGWTEDQTTAVIAIAVHAENAEKICNLFDLHGEEILKSEAIGKSLIWRLRIEALARCSRFGEAYELLKNEASKVFDPSDASEILDLIESIENKDEIGRLRHRYEKEKNTTDLRLLIEQLKLNGEKSDLAHFTLILANETNGYDDFSTALKCLYDDERFEDAILLCDKFDAFIQNSIELRLIKGWALCRLGRVMEAREISRSIPLDAGSGSARELAIMTAVESGDWGDLQRILAHEAARSNELPINDLIRLSLFAHELDSHYVNHFRDAALTREPENPEVNLSAYRLAIVRGTEAETDWLEKAIQTSGPDGPVQRVSIKEMLERLPQWNDRSRNIEEKLQRAEIPCFIAASAVNRQILDRTLGQAIRNLERDQSLVPYPVFAAAGHGRMCDLSNIDTVAFDISALISLHHLGLLERALKSVQTPLIAPSTLHLLLLERQRLNDYQRSQVKKAERLLSLVNNRELKEMQLSSTPSIAQAAEISDDLAAMIAAADQDGGLVVTRAPIPKRGSLLEECVDVSVFPSVLTDTHSVLTFLRSKGAIEEKIDEAATHYLSNVDVGWPSPLAISDKQNIYLDDIAVTYLDFVGILHPLTRFVKAVYIHPDIVRLARDTIKYQAQTSQLVKAIDEIREIIQRLLDSRKLNFTSRRLSSGEDSDGDLAEASPTPTMDLLSDVSGADAVVVDDRYLNHSPTWTDRKGHTCNTSNVFDVIDLVFTGKPSGAPDQKARWQSRQNLRKAGFYAAPLETDELLAKILAAPIAEGQLVETLELRAIRDSILLPLMTPCFAPIDRPWFDNVRMAVVQALRSVWTEPHDLDHAIARSDWMFDLLPVPTEWIHDPTNADHWRVAEAQTAGQLGAITVSINLQGERRAAFHQWVSQRITSSLRRYRGHIWNTLLEFTKNMIEQHSNDLAKDIEQSSTQMAALFLLDSIPIEMREELLSDSALCKRLNIDTTTFVNLSSGIKITQNELFRAAQNAVDNKKTAKINLSNGKTIHAQVRCRDGRTAEIKIKGIWFTLDDVAPASRKAIIRQTAIGRLLAEFPLSELDENFWRDAGQKGALTSDLFFKFKQSVSSTPEALHRFIQSTTTFSSENLVPENLSYCSALLALPTDGASFEDYIVGPLRLERESLIKRHPQVALRRIAFSSIADALVPHDLLDGYGFDDISDLLDADDPFSLIFGFQICAARLEIDPRYEELGSKFLHKAIADEAALTRCQIASGVSILAMQHLAENPEHSGFPVFWRRLLALTHAGLVTDAMNGIKDGSGFFDWVIQGNAFEYVWLSLLDRQSAPRWKSDWILPEQLYAETIGRAVNAFGRLPQDQQPAEWKSILTSAVKASEGKPKSGYHFFPGPLDEFIEHPTEKLPDEMLQSIKDGMASAQPINDVPGLMHIAYTSKPPADLLSCIVERVKGNRDKPLGENDFELWLLEIFAHISGTTKSEELASAVMERCFDEATSFEPRTNATGLFAIILSACAGFSDIDEYRTQLGTAARRLALICKPGEELSDLNAVFRVLRKLSKELDPYLAPARAVSNCKK, encoded by the coding sequence ATGGCTGGTTATAAAGCGACAGAGATCCGAAAGCCTTCAAACGACAAAGAGTTTGAAGAAAATTGCGTTGTTCTATTTAGAGAAATCCTCTCGGATCCACATGTTAAGACCGTCGGCACCTCAGGGCAGGGGCAAGATGGCGTAGATGTTGTTGGAAACAGATTTAGCGACCCTGAGCATATTGTCGGAATACAATGCAAACTAAAAACAGGAAAGTCGAGGCTCCACGAATCCGAAGTTAAAGAAGAAGTTAAAAAGGCACTTAAATATACCCCTCCGCTACGCGAATATATCATTGTCGCAACATCTAAAGATGACACGAAACTTGATCAACTCGCTCAAAGACTCGCCATTGAGCAAGAAAGAGCGGGACGATCACTCCGGATTACTGTCTGGGGCTGGGATACCCTCTGCCAGAAAATCAACCAACATGATGCCGCCAAGGAAGCCTTCGACCCTGGACACAGTCCTGCAATAGCCGCCAACACAAAGAGGTTGGAGGCGATCGAAGCGAATCAAGCCAAAGCCGCGACTAGCAGTCAGATTGATCAGCTTTCCCGAAAACTGGACTCTCAGCTGCCGCCAATGGCCGGCGTACTTTCAGAGGAGTATGCAAACAAGACGGCCCAACGTGAGCTTAGAGACATCCTCATAAAGCGAGGGTTTGTTGGCTCAGATACTGGCAGCGAACTAGCTAAGCTGGCTGAGCGTGTAATATCAGGAGATCTGGCTCTGACGTCAGACCGACTACGTGCAGAGATTTCCGATCGAGCGGTACGCGCCAACTGGACAGACACCCCAATCGAGCAACTGAAGTTTTGGTTGGAATCCTCTGCGCGACTTGATCCCAATAGGGATCTGACTATTGCAAGGGCGCTCCTTAAAGCGGCTGAGGGTAGTAGCGACGAAGCTCTTCGAGCATTACGTTCGCGACTCGACCCTGATAGCCGTGCAGCATTGATGGGCGTCCTTGACCAAACCCATGGCCAGGGCCACGGGCTAAACTGGGTTTTAGATCAGGAACTGTCTTCCTCTGATCTTTCGCCAATGGGCATTCATAATGTCTTAGTACAGCTCTCGCTAAATGAGAGATTCGACGCCGCAATCGAATTCATCAACGATGTTCCCGAGCCCTATTTTGAAGAGGCTCCCGTCTTACTGCTGATCCGATCGGAACTGCGCCTAGCATCAATCCTCCCGCGTGATCGCCGAAGGATTATCTTCAAGGGACTGCCAATTGCTTTGTCACGAATTGGTTTTGAGCCCGGCCCTCGCGGGCAAACGACGCTTAAAGAAGCGCTTGGCGATCTATATCGGCTGGAACGATTTCTCGATGGCTTCAGTATCGACGTCATCCCTCAGTATGTAGAAAACTTGATTCTATGGATTTCGCTCGAGAATGAAGAAACACGAGACGCAGCTCTCGATCGATTGAAAGCCGAACTAAGCGACCCAAACCGGACCTATTCCAGAGTAGGATTCGCGTTATCTTATGGCGTGCCTTTTGATCAAGACGCTCTTATGCGTAGTCTCTCAGCCCAAAAATCCGTTGGCGGCTGGACAGAAGATCAAACGACCGCCGTCATCGCAATCGCAGTCCATGCGGAAAATGCCGAAAAGATCTGCAACCTTTTCGACCTTCACGGAGAGGAAATCCTAAAGTCAGAAGCGATCGGCAAATCGCTCATTTGGCGCTTAAGAATTGAAGCTCTTGCGAGATGCTCGCGTTTCGGAGAAGCCTATGAGTTATTAAAAAATGAAGCGTCAAAGGTATTCGACCCGAGTGACGCATCAGAAATTCTCGATCTTATTGAAAGCATTGAAAACAAAGATGAAATCGGACGCTTGCGACACCGATATGAAAAAGAAAAAAATACGACCGACCTACGATTATTGATTGAGCAACTAAAATTAAATGGCGAAAAATCGGACCTAGCGCATTTCACATTAATCCTCGCTAACGAAACAAATGGGTACGACGATTTTAGTACAGCTCTGAAATGCTTGTACGACGATGAGCGTTTTGAAGATGCTATTTTACTCTGCGATAAGTTTGATGCCTTTATCCAGAATTCCATTGAACTCCGACTGATCAAAGGTTGGGCTCTTTGTCGATTGGGACGCGTGATGGAAGCTCGCGAAATCAGTCGATCTATTCCTCTCGATGCCGGCTCTGGCAGCGCCCGCGAACTTGCAATTATGACAGCGGTAGAAAGCGGTGATTGGGGCGACCTACAGAGGATTCTCGCGCATGAAGCCGCTCGCTCTAACGAGTTGCCTATAAATGATCTAATCCGGCTCTCCCTTTTTGCTCACGAATTGGATAGCCACTATGTGAACCATTTCAGGGATGCCGCACTTACGCGGGAGCCAGAAAATCCTGAAGTGAATCTTAGTGCTTACAGACTCGCTATCGTACGCGGGACAGAGGCCGAGACGGACTGGCTTGAGAAGGCAATACAGACCTCTGGTCCCGATGGGCCGGTACAGCGTGTCTCGATCAAAGAAATGCTAGAACGCCTTCCTCAATGGAATGATCGCTCCAGAAACATTGAAGAAAAACTTCAACGCGCCGAGATCCCTTGCTTTATTGCTGCATCTGCAGTCAATCGCCAAATATTAGATAGGACACTGGGCCAAGCAATTAGAAATCTGGAGCGAGATCAGAGTTTGGTGCCATATCCGGTCTTTGCTGCCGCCGGTCACGGCCGCATGTGTGATCTTAGTAATATCGATACCGTCGCTTTCGACATCTCTGCCTTAATTTCTCTACACCATCTTGGTTTACTTGAGCGTGCACTCAAATCAGTTCAGACCCCCTTGATTGCACCATCAACCCTCCACCTCCTTCTTCTTGAGCGACAACGCTTGAACGATTACCAGCGTTCGCAGGTTAAGAAGGCTGAGCGCCTACTCTCTCTGGTGAATAACCGCGAGCTTAAAGAAATGCAGCTCAGTTCAACGCCATCAATCGCTCAAGCTGCAGAGATATCGGACGATCTCGCTGCAATGATTGCGGCGGCCGACCAAGATGGCGGCCTGGTAGTGACACGAGCGCCCATTCCCAAGAGGGGATCTCTGCTAGAAGAGTGCGTTGATGTCAGTGTATTTCCCTCAGTGTTGACCGATACGCATTCTGTGCTGACGTTCCTACGCTCAAAAGGCGCCATCGAGGAAAAAATTGACGAAGCCGCTACCCACTACCTCAGTAATGTCGATGTGGGCTGGCCTTCGCCCCTCGCTATTTCTGACAAGCAAAATATCTACCTTGATGATATTGCGGTAACCTACTTAGATTTTGTCGGAATACTTCACCCTCTAACTCGTTTTGTTAAGGCCGTATACATTCATCCTGATATCGTGCGTTTGGCTCGCGATACGATCAAATACCAAGCGCAAACTAGTCAGTTGGTTAAAGCGATCGACGAAATTCGAGAGATAATCCAACGGCTACTTGACTCTAGAAAGCTGAATTTCACGTCGCGACGTCTATCTTCGGGGGAAGATTCCGATGGAGATTTGGCCGAAGCATCTCCAACGCCGACCATGGATCTACTGTCAGATGTGTCAGGCGCAGATGCCGTAGTCGTAGACGATCGGTACCTCAATCACTCGCCGACTTGGACTGACCGCAAAGGTCACACTTGTAACACTTCAAATGTATTCGACGTCATCGATCTTGTATTCACAGGCAAGCCTTCCGGCGCACCAGATCAAAAGGCACGCTGGCAATCACGGCAGAATCTCCGGAAGGCAGGTTTCTACGCCGCGCCCCTTGAAACTGACGAGTTGTTAGCAAAAATTCTCGCCGCGCCGATTGCCGAAGGCCAACTGGTCGAGACACTGGAACTGCGCGCAATTCGCGATAGCATCCTGCTTCCCTTGATGACGCCCTGCTTTGCGCCCATCGATCGACCTTGGTTTGATAACGTCCGGATGGCAGTGGTCCAGGCTCTGCGTTCAGTATGGACGGAACCTCATGATCTAGATCACGCTATCGCGAGGTCGGATTGGATGTTTGACCTGTTGCCGGTGCCTACGGAGTGGATCCATGATCCGACAAACGCAGATCATTGGCGAGTCGCTGAAGCTCAGACTGCCGGACAGTTGGGAGCGATCACTGTCTCTATCAATTTGCAAGGTGAGCGCAGGGCCGCATTTCACCAATGGGTTAGCCAACGGATCACTTCCTCACTCCGTCGTTACCGAGGCCACATTTGGAATACGTTGCTTGAATTCACTAAGAATATGATTGAGCAACATTCAAATGATCTAGCGAAAGACATCGAGCAATCCAGCACTCAAATGGCCGCTTTATTTCTACTCGATTCCATTCCCATCGAAATGCGCGAAGAATTACTTTCCGATAGCGCGCTCTGCAAGCGGCTCAACATTGACACTACTACCTTCGTAAACCTAAGCTCGGGCATTAAGATAACGCAAAATGAGCTCTTCCGTGCCGCGCAAAATGCCGTCGATAATAAAAAAACGGCCAAGATTAACCTTTCAAATGGAAAAACCATCCACGCTCAAGTGAGGTGCCGTGACGGCCGTACCGCTGAAATCAAAATTAAGGGAATTTGGTTCACACTTGACGATGTCGCACCAGCATCACGTAAAGCGATAATCCGCCAAACCGCCATTGGCCGTCTCCTCGCCGAGTTTCCTCTTTCCGAATTAGACGAAAATTTTTGGAGAGATGCCGGACAAAAGGGCGCGCTAACGTCCGATCTGTTTTTCAAATTTAAGCAATCCGTATCGAGTACGCCTGAGGCGCTTCATCGCTTTATTCAGTCCACAACAACGTTCAGTTCTGAAAACCTTGTCCCTGAAAATCTCTCGTATTGCAGTGCGCTCCTTGCCCTGCCGACGGATGGGGCATCTTTCGAAGATTATATAGTTGGACCGCTACGACTAGAGCGTGAAAGCCTTATCAAACGCCACCCACAAGTCGCCCTCCGGCGTATCGCTTTTAGTTCGATCGCGGATGCGTTGGTGCCGCATGATTTGCTGGATGGCTATGGTTTTGACGACATATCAGACCTTCTCGACGCGGATGATCCGTTCTCGCTGATATTCGGGTTTCAAATTTGCGCCGCGCGGCTGGAAATTGATCCCAGATATGAAGAGCTCGGCAGCAAGTTCCTTCACAAAGCCATCGCTGATGAAGCGGCGTTGACCCGCTGCCAAATCGCTTCGGGCGTTTCTATCCTGGCAATGCAACATTTGGCAGAGAATCCAGAGCACTCGGGTTTTCCCGTCTTCTGGAGGCGCCTCCTCGCATTGACTCACGCCGGCCTAGTTACAGACGCGATGAATGGCATCAAAGATGGGAGCGGCTTCTTTGATTGGGTAATTCAGGGGAATGCTTTTGAATATGTCTGGCTTAGCTTGCTCGATCGGCAATCTGCCCCGCGGTGGAAGTCTGATTGGATACTCCCAGAGCAGCTTTATGCAGAAACGATTGGCCGCGCTGTTAATGCATTCGGTCGGCTACCTCAAGATCAGCAACCTGCTGAATGGAAAAGTATCCTTACATCCGCTGTGAAAGCCTCGGAAGGTAAGCCTAAATCGGGCTATCATTTCTTTCCTGGACCGCTGGATGAGTTCATCGAACATCCGACTGAAAAACTCCCTGACGAGATGCTGCAATCGATCAAAGACGGAATGGCAAGCGCCCAACCGATTAATGATGTCCCCGGATTAATGCATATTGCATATACTTCTAAACCTCCGGCGGACCTGTTATCTTGCATCGTAGAAAGAGTGAAAGGAAATAGAGACAAGCCACTTGGCGAAAATGATTTCGAATTGTGGCTCCTCGAAATATTTGCTCATATTTCTGGTACCACTAAATCTGAAGAACTAGCATCAGCAGTTATGGAACGATGCTTCGACGAGGCAACGTCTTTTGAACCGAGAACAAACGCAACAGGCCTATTTGCGATTATCTTGAGTGCGTGTGCAGGATTCTCAGATATTGACGAATACCGAACACAATTAGGTACTGCCGCAAGAAGGCTTGCACTCATTTGCAAGCCCGGTGAAGAACTCTCTGACCTAAATGCTGTTTTCCGGGTTCTAAGAAAACTTTCCAAGGAGCTTGATCCGTATCTAGCGCCAGCGCGAGCAGTCTCAAATTGTAAGAAATGA
- a CDS encoding tyrosine-type recombinase/integrase, translated as MTIHTILGGKVRVYKRENSQYWYCAARFKGRNIKTSTKEDSLARAKDYAEDWYLGMRGKQVNGELKPKEKTFGQAAAKFIEEYEILTEGTRSPKWVQGHKDRLRLHLLPFFGDIGLSRINAGTLMDYRVHRKKTSPTGKPPAHNTVHNEIVTLRQVLKTGLRHGWMPYLPDLSMPYGTKTKVTTRAWFSHAEYKQLYETTRRRAQELKEGTRDRWHAEQLHDYVLLMANTGLRPDEVKLLQFRDVEIVKDEWSGDLILEIRVRGKRGEGWCKSMPNAVHPFERLRDRQRKLTWREGEDWHETRPEDLLFPSDHKKAFNSVLAECDLKLDREGKRRTAYSLRHSYICFRLMEGADIYQIAKNCRTSVEMIEKFYASHIRTAIRTEGVNRLAPRRRVERP; from the coding sequence ATGACAATTCACACGATTTTAGGCGGCAAAGTCCGCGTCTATAAACGAGAAAACAGCCAATACTGGTACTGCGCAGCCCGTTTTAAGGGGCGCAACATCAAGACCAGCACCAAGGAAGACAGCCTGGCACGAGCCAAGGACTATGCCGAGGACTGGTACCTCGGAATGCGCGGCAAGCAGGTCAACGGCGAGCTGAAGCCGAAGGAAAAGACATTCGGTCAAGCCGCCGCTAAGTTCATCGAGGAATACGAGATCCTCACGGAGGGCACTAGAAGCCCGAAGTGGGTACAAGGACATAAAGACAGGCTCCGCCTTCATCTTCTCCCCTTCTTCGGGGACATAGGCCTCTCACGGATCAATGCCGGCACGCTGATGGACTATCGCGTGCACCGTAAGAAAACCTCCCCTACCGGTAAGCCGCCGGCGCACAACACCGTTCACAATGAGATCGTCACGCTTCGACAGGTCCTGAAGACCGGGCTTCGCCACGGCTGGATGCCGTATTTGCCGGATCTTTCCATGCCCTATGGGACGAAGACGAAGGTCACGACCAGGGCATGGTTTAGTCATGCTGAGTACAAGCAGTTGTACGAGACCACGCGCCGGAGGGCGCAGGAGCTTAAAGAAGGTACGCGTGACAGATGGCACGCCGAGCAATTGCATGACTATGTGCTTCTAATGGCAAATACGGGGCTCCGCCCCGACGAGGTGAAGCTGCTTCAGTTCAGAGACGTGGAGATCGTCAAAGACGAATGGAGCGGCGACCTCATTTTGGAGATCAGGGTACGCGGCAAGCGCGGTGAAGGCTGGTGCAAGAGTATGCCGAATGCCGTGCACCCGTTCGAGCGCCTCAGGGACCGCCAAAGGAAGCTGACGTGGCGCGAGGGCGAAGATTGGCACGAGACGCGGCCGGAAGATCTTCTGTTTCCGTCAGATCATAAGAAGGCGTTCAACAGTGTGCTTGCAGAGTGTGATCTGAAGCTCGATCGCGAGGGTAAGCGGCGAACTGCCTACAGCCTGCGGCACTCCTACATCTGCTTCCGCCTTATGGAAGGCGCGGATATCTACCAGATCGCCAAGAACTGCCGCACCAGCGTTGAGATGATCGAGAAGTTCTATGCCTCGCACATCCGGACGGCGATCCGGACTGAGGGAGTGAACCGCCTTGCGCCGCGCCGACGGGTTGAAAGACCCTGA
- a CDS encoding HNH endonuclease, producing MAGIRQDILDLSDDYDSLAEDGEMHLISSHTSGVGNVEGKDLIKNYTLRMARKGVPARAIYDALMILPKNNRCPYCNFGSIESLDHILPKAVYPEFSVKPMNLVGCCDRCNKKKDDAFPTCSDDGFLHPYFEHVNHVTWLVADIERTTPAAATFRVGAPNLDSDLLARVEKQFAHLELDRVYSDAAAEEIADIEDALIEVFDAGGEAAVSAHLSTQCRSRRRANLNSWRAALYDALAQSDWYCRGGFRTE from the coding sequence ATGGCAGGCATCCGGCAAGATATTCTGGATCTATCGGATGATTATGACAGCCTGGCTGAAGACGGTGAAATGCATCTAATTTCTTCGCACACCTCTGGAGTAGGGAATGTCGAAGGAAAAGATCTTATCAAGAATTATACGCTCCGGATGGCTCGCAAAGGTGTGCCCGCACGTGCCATCTATGACGCCCTGATGATTTTACCAAAGAACAATCGTTGTCCTTACTGCAATTTTGGTTCGATAGAATCTTTGGACCATATTTTGCCAAAAGCCGTCTATCCCGAGTTTTCCGTAAAACCAATGAACCTCGTTGGTTGTTGCGACCGATGTAACAAGAAAAAAGACGATGCATTTCCAACTTGCTCCGATGATGGCTTTCTTCACCCTTATTTCGAGCATGTTAACCACGTAACTTGGCTGGTCGCCGATATCGAGCGTACGACGCCAGCAGCCGCTACCTTTAGAGTAGGGGCTCCCAATCTTGATAGCGACTTGCTCGCCCGCGTGGAGAAGCAGTTTGCACACCTTGAGCTTGACCGTGTCTATTCAGATGCAGCAGCAGAAGAGATCGCTGATATTGAAGATGCCCTTATCGAAGTTTTTGACGCGGGCGGAGAAGCTGCTGTTTCAGCCCACCTATCTACGCAATGCCGTTCGCGTCGCAGAGCTAATTTAAACTCGTGGAGGGCGGCTTTGTATGACGCCTTGGCCCAGTCAGATTGGTATTGTCGAGGCGGCTTTCGGACCGAGTAG